A stretch of Imperialibacter roseus DNA encodes these proteins:
- a CDS encoding RNA polymerase sigma factor, with the protein MSESVDSTFLQQINQNLGIAHKICLGYFQDAEDRADAFQEMMYQLWRSYESFQGDAKFSTWMYRVCLNTAMTYKRKSRKNTFDALSDRHDQMPASPSVNNEEELGLLFKAIATLSPVNKAVVLLYLEDLSYEEIAGITGLSKSNVSVKMFRIKKELEVLLKKMMN; encoded by the coding sequence ACAGATCAACCAAAACCTGGGCATCGCTCACAAGATCTGCCTGGGCTACTTTCAGGATGCTGAGGACAGAGCCGATGCATTTCAAGAAATGATGTATCAACTCTGGCGATCATACGAAAGCTTTCAGGGCGATGCTAAATTTTCGACCTGGATGTACCGGGTTTGCCTGAACACAGCCATGACATACAAGCGAAAGAGCAGGAAAAACACCTTCGATGCACTTTCAGACAGGCACGATCAGATGCCAGCCTCACCATCTGTAAACAACGAGGAGGAACTAGGTCTGCTTTTCAAAGCCATTGCCACGCTGTCACCAGTGAACAAAGCAGTGGTTTTGCTATATCTGGAAGACTTGAGCTATGAAGAAATTGCTGGTATTACCGGTCTATCGAAGTCGAATGTGAGCGTGAAAATGTTCCGAATCAAAAAAGAATTAGAAGTGCTACTCAAAAAAATGATGAACTGA